The Sporanaerobacter acetigenes DSM 13106 genome includes a window with the following:
- the rpsP gene encoding 30S ribosomal protein S16 gives MAVKIRLRRMGAKKNPFYRIVVADSRSPRNGRFIEEIGYYNPLTEPKIVKVDDEKAMNWLNNGAKPTDTVERLFREAGIYEKLNENKSQE, from the coding sequence ATGGCAGTTAAGATTAGACTAAGAAGAATGGGTGCAAAGAAAAATCCTTTTTATAGAATTGTAGTTGCTGATTCCCGTTCTCCAAGGAATGGAAGATTCATAGAAGAAATAGGATATTATAATCCTTTAACAGAACCTAAAATTGTAAAGGTTGACGATGAAAAAGCTATGAATTGGTTAAATAATGGTGCTAAACCTACAGATACAGTTGAAAGACTTTTTAGGGAAGCTGGAATTTATGAAAAATTAAATGAAAATAAAAGCCAAGAATAA
- a CDS encoding KH domain-containing protein, with protein MGELVEMIAKALVDDPNAVEVNEVEGTQSVIIELKVAPDDMGKIIGKQGRIAKAIRTVVKAAAIKENKRVVVEIIQ; from the coding sequence GTGGGAGAGTTAGTAGAAATGATTGCTAAAGCTCTTGTAGATGATCCAAATGCAGTTGAAGTCAATGAGGTTGAAGGTACTCAGTCAGTAATTATTGAACTAAAAGTAGCCCCAGATGACATGGGGAAAATAATTGGTAAGCAAGGAAGAATAGCAAAAGCTATTAGAACAGTGGTTAAAGCAGCTGCTATAAAGGAGAACAAGAGAGTAGTTGTAGAGATTATTCAGTAA
- the rimM gene encoding ribosome maturation factor RimM (Essential for efficient processing of 16S rRNA), whose amino-acid sequence MDFIQVGKITNTHGIKGEIKVYPLTDDINRFEKLKNLYIGDKKVKVTIEKTWYQKNLVILKFKEYNNINEVEVYKNEYLYIDEKDKISLPDDTYFIFDIIGCKVIDTNNNEIGIVTEVLTNISNDVYVVKDLHSHKEHLIPAVKQFVKKISIEEKKIVIEPIEGLIE is encoded by the coding sequence ATGGATTTTATACAAGTTGGGAAAATTACAAACACTCATGGAATTAAGGGAGAGATTAAGGTTTATCCTCTAACTGATGATATAAATCGATTTGAAAAGCTTAAAAATTTATATATAGGGGATAAAAAGGTAAAAGTTACTATTGAAAAAACGTGGTATCAAAAAAATTTGGTGATACTAAAGTTTAAAGAGTACAATAATATAAATGAAGTTGAAGTATATAAAAATGAATATTTATATATAGACGAAAAAGACAAAATATCACTTCCAGATGATACTTATTTTATATTTGATATTATTGGCTGCAAAGTAATTGATACCAATAACAATGAAATAGGAATAGTTACTGAAGTTTTGACTAATATAAGCAATGATGTATATGTAGTAAAAGATTTGCATTCCCATAAAGAACATTTAATACCTGCAGTAAAGCAATTTGTAAAAAAAATAAGTATAGAAGAAAAAAAGATAGTTATAGAGCCTATTGAAGGGTTGATAGAATGA